The following is a genomic window from Trueperaceae bacterium.
CCCACCACGGCGGCCTGCACGAACCTGACCAGCGGTCGCAACCCGAGCGCCTCCGCCTCGCTGGCGCGCATGATCACCGTCATGGCCGCGCCGTCGTTGAGCGGGCTCGAGTTGCCGGCCGTGACGGTGGCCGCCTCGTCCTGCGCGAACACGGTCGGGAGCGCCAGGAGCTTGGTCAGGTTCGTGCCGGCGCGCGGCCCCTCGTCCTGCGTCAGCTCGACGTCGTGCCACGCGCCTGCCTCGTCCAGCACCCTCGTTGCGACGGGCACGACCTGCTCCGCGAAGCGGCCCGCCGCGCGGGCAGCCAGTGCCTTCTCGTGGCTGGCCAGCGCGAAACGGTCCTGCTGCTCCCGGGTGATGCCGTAGCGGCGGGCCACCTCCTCGGCCGTCTGGCCCATCGTGTGGTACGCGCCCGGCTTCCTGCGCGCGAGCTCCCTGTTGATCGACAGTTGGTGGCCGCCCATGGGAACGCGGCTGGTGCAGTCGGAGCCGCCGGCGAGGACGACCTCGTTCATGCCCGTCGCGACGGAGTGGACGCCCTGCACGATGGTCTGGAGGCCGGAGGCGCAGAACCGGTTGATGGTGGCCCCGGCCACGGCGTCCGGCAGCCCTGCGATCTCGACGGCGAGCCGCGCCAGGTTGTAACCCGCCTCCCCCTCCGGGTGCGCGTTGCCGACCAGCACGTCGTCGACCCGGGCCGGGTCGAGCCCCGGCGTGCGTTCCAGCGCGGCGCGGATGACCAGCGCCGCGAGGTCGTCGGGGCGCGTGTCCTTTAGCATCCCCTTGTGGGCCCGCCCCACGGGGGTGCGGATGGCGGTCGTGATCACCACGTCTTGCACGCTGCTCTCCTCCTCGGTTCGAGCCGGATCGCCGCCGCTCGTGATGCCGTTCGCGGCGTGCAGGCGGCCGTCGGGCGCCTCAGCGCCTCAGTTCGTGTGCCACGGCCTTATCACGATGGCGCCGTCCTTCAGGTGCGCCACCTCCGGACCGTCGCCGGCCGCGTCGTTCCCGCCGGCCTGCGCCAAGGCGTTGCCGATCCGCAGTTGCGGGCTCATGATGCGCTCCGCCCAGATGACGGCCTTGTCGTTGCCGCTCGCGCCCGCGTGGGCGAGCCCTCGGAGGGTGCCAACCACGATGATGTCGTCGTTGGCGAGGATCTCCGCGCCGGCGTTGACGTCGCCCAGGACCACCACCGACCCCGTCGAGTCGATCTTGCCGCCGGAGCGCACCGTTCGCGCCACGATGACGGTCTCGCCCCGAGCCTGGATGATGGCCGTCGGGGGCCGCACGTCGACGAGCTCGCCGCCCGCCGCCGCCACGCGCTCCGCGATGGCAGCGAGCAGACGGTACGGCGTGCGCTCGTTGACCTCGACGAAGACCTTGTCCTGGATCAGCTCGGCGTGCGCGTCGAGCACGGCGGTGACGCCGGTCGCGTCGTCGCCCGGCTCCAAGCTGAGCAGGATGCCACCACGGGTACCTCGGGCTTTCATGATTACTCCGGCACCTCCACGCCTCGCAGCCTCCAGTAACCCGCCAGGAAGTCCCGCGCGATGGGGACGGACACGCGCGAGCTGGAGCCGCCGTACTCGATGAATACCACGACCGCGACCTCGGGAGCCTCGTAAGGTGAGAACCCCATGAACCAGGCGTGGGTGTAGTCGCCGCCGCGCGACGTCTGGGCGGTGCCCGTCTTCCCCGCCACGCTCACCGGGAACACGCGCGGCCCCAGGACGTTGCGCGACGGGAAGTCGGTGAACATCAGCCGCATGCCCTCCTTGAGGGTCGCGTAGTAGGCGCCGGGCACCTCGTGCCTCGTCGGCACGACCGGCACGTCCCCCACCTTGGCCACCAGGTGCGGTTCGGCCGCCACGCCGTCCATGGCGACCGTGGCGATGAGCTGCGCGACCTGAAGGGGCGTGGCGAGGACGTCGCCCTGCCCGATGATGGTGTTGAGGGTGAAACCCGGCAACCAGCCGTGGTCGTACTGCGGCTGCGCCCTCACCCACGCCTGATCCGGGATGCGCCCGGGCTTCTCCTCCGGCAGGCCGACCTCGAGGCGGGCGCCGAAGCCGAAGTCGCGCGCCCGCTCGACCACGTCCGAGATCAAGGGCGCCCACCCCACCCCGAAGTCGGGGGTGACGGCCGCGGCGTGCCAGTAGTAGGTGTTGCAGCTGTCGGCGATGGCCTGCTTGACGTTGTAGGCGCCCTTGCCGTAGGTGTCCCAGTTGCGCCAGGTGATGCCGCCGAAGGTGAAGGTCGCCGAGCACTGGTAGCTGGTGTTCGGCCCCACGTAGCCGTCCTCCAGCAGGGTGGACGACGTGACGATCTTGAAGGTGGAGGCCGGCGCGTACGCCTCCACCGCCCTGTTCGAGAGCGGCATGTTGCGCGAGTCCGTGAGGATGGCCGTGACGGCCTCCGGATCCGACGGCCTGCGCGTGAAGACGTTCTGGTCGAAGGTGGGGGCGCTGGCCATGGCGAGGATCTCGCCCGTGCGGGGGTCGAGGGCGATGATGGCCCCCTTGAGCACGCTCTCCGCGGGCAGGTTCACGCGCGCGCGGTCGGCGTTCACGTAGTGCAGGGCGCCCTTCAGCACGTCCTCGGCCAGGCGCTGCACCCGCGGGTCGAGCGTCAGGGTCACGTCCCGACCGGGGAGCGCCGTCCGCACCACCTTCGACGCCACCTCGGCCCCGCGGTTGTCGACCTCGACGAGGCGCGTCCCCGCCGCGCCGAACAGGATCTCCTCGAGGCCGGCCTCCAGGCCCGTGACGCCCACGAGGTCGTTGTTCGAGTAGCCGGGGTTGCGGGCCGGGTCGGCCTGGGACGTGTAGCCGACGGTCTGCGCCGCCAGGTTGGTGGGGTAGGTGCGCTCGAGCCTCTCTCGCAGGTAGAGGTTGGGGCTGAGCGCCACGCGCTCCTCCACGGCGCTGACGAGCTCGTCAGGGATGTTCCACGCGAGGACGGCGCCGTTCTGCGCCTCCTCGGGCTTGGCGGGGTTGGGTTGCCGCGGCTCCCCCTCCACGCCGAGCAGGGCGGCAAGGTGCTCCCAGTCGTTGATCGGGCCGCCCCGGTACAGGAGGTCGTAGGCGACGCGGTCGTCGGCCAGCACCGTGCCGTCTCGCGCCAGCAGCCGTCCGCGGAGCGGGACGATGTGGCGCTGCTGCGTGGCGTTCTGCACCGAGCGCGCCGTGAACTCCTCGACCATCACGAGTTGCAGGTACATGAGGCGCGCCGCCAGTAGGGCAAGCACGGTGAGGAGGGCCGCGAGGAGGACCCTGATGCGCCCCTGCATCAGCTGGGCCCCTGCATCAGCTGGGCCCCCGCATCAGCTGGGCCCCTGCATCAGCTGGGCCCCTGCATCAGCCGGGCCCCGGCAGGGACGCGCCCCCGCGGAGGCCCGGCGCGCAGCCCCGGCCGCGGCGGCCGGGCGCGGGGGCGCAGGCCGCCAGCGGGTCACAGGAGCTCCTTCTGCAGCACCCGGCTGCGCTCGAGGAGGGCCGCCCCCCACGGCAGCACCAGCAGTCCGGCCGCGACGGTTAGGACGGTCTCCACCAGCGCCACGGCGCCGGCCCGCCCGAGGGAGCCGACGCTTCCCGACAGCCAGACGATCACGCCACCCATGACCACCCACTTGCCGAGACCGGCAACGAACACCACCAGCATGCGCTCGAGCGTGCCCGCGTTGG
Proteins encoded in this region:
- a CDS encoding septum site-determining protein MinC; amino-acid sequence: MKARGTRGGILLSLEPGDDATGVTAVLDAHAELIQDKVFVEVNERTPYRLLAAIAERVAAAGGELVDVRPPTAIIQARGETVIVARTVRSGGKIDSTGSVVVLGDVNAGAEILANDDIIVVGTLRGLAHAGASGNDKAVIWAERIMSPQLRIGNALAQAGGNDAAGDGPEVAHLKDGAIVIRPWHTN
- a CDS encoding penicillin-binding protein, translated to MQGRIRVLLAALLTVLALLAARLMYLQLVMVEEFTARSVQNATQQRHIVPLRGRLLARDGTVLADDRVAYDLLYRGGPINDWEHLAALLGVEGEPRQPNPAKPEEAQNGAVLAWNIPDELVSAVEERVALSPNLYLRERLERTYPTNLAAQTVGYTSQADPARNPGYSNNDLVGVTGLEAGLEEILFGAAGTRLVEVDNRGAEVASKVVRTALPGRDVTLTLDPRVQRLAEDVLKGALHYVNADRARVNLPAESVLKGAIIALDPRTGEILAMASAPTFDQNVFTRRPSDPEAVTAILTDSRNMPLSNRAVEAYAPASTFKIVTSSTLLEDGYVGPNTSYQCSATFTFGGITWRNWDTYGKGAYNVKQAIADSCNTYYWHAAAVTPDFGVGWAPLISDVVERARDFGFGARLEVGLPEEKPGRIPDQAWVRAQPQYDHGWLPGFTLNTIIGQGDVLATPLQVAQLIATVAMDGVAAEPHLVAKVGDVPVVPTRHEVPGAYYATLKEGMRLMFTDFPSRNVLGPRVFPVSVAGKTGTAQTSRGGDYTHAWFMGFSPYEAPEVAVVVFIEYGGSSSRVSVPIARDFLAGYWRLRGVEVPE
- a CDS encoding thiolase family protein, yielding MQDVVITTAIRTPVGRAHKGMLKDTRPDDLAALVIRAALERTPGLDPARVDDVLVGNAHPEGEAGYNLARLAVEIAGLPDAVAGATINRFCASGLQTIVQGVHSVATGMNEVVLAGGSDCTSRVPMGGHQLSINRELARRKPGAYHTMGQTAEEVARRYGITREQQDRFALASHEKALAARAAGRFAEQVVPVATRVLDEAGAWHDVELTQDEGPRAGTNLTKLLALPTVFAQDEAATVTAGNSSPLNDGAAMTVIMRASEAEALGLRPLVRFVQAAVVGVAPEVMGIGPVPAIRKLLAKTGLSLDDVDLVEINEAFASQAYYCQRELGVPDEKLNVNGGAIAIGHPLGATGARIAADLFAEMRRRGAARGIISMCVGGGQGMAALFELA